In the Methanosphaera stadtmanae DSM 3091 genome, CTTCTTGAATTTTATCTTTATAATGTAAATCATATCCTTCCATTACATGTTTTCCAAGATCTTCTGGTTTACTTAATGTTAAATATCTTCCTGGAAGTATACTATCTGTGTCTATGTCATCACCAAGTTTTAAAACTCGACCTTCAATAATTTTATCCATTTTATCGTCTCCTTCGAATTATTTTTTTTCTGGTGCTGTTATATGTCCAGTAATTGCACTTTCTGCTGCTACTATTGGTGAACTAAGATATACTTTTCCTTCAGGACTTCCTTGTCTTCCTTTGAAGTTACGATTAGATGTTGATAAACTTACTTCTCCATCTCCAATCACACCCACATGTCCACCAAGACATGGTCCACAACATGGATTACAAATTAATGCTCCTGCATCTACAAATATATCCATTAAACCTTCATCTAATGCTTGTTTATAAATTGTACGTGATGCTGGTATTACTAATGTTCTTACTCCTGGATTGATTTTATTTCCTTTAAGAACACGTGCTGCTTGTTCTAAATCTTTAAGTCTACCATTCGTACATGAACCTATAAATACTTGATCTATTTCCACATCTTCAACTTCACTTGCTGGTTTTACATTATCCACATAATTTGGACATGCAACTTGTGGTTCTAAATCTGAAACATCAATATCCATAACTTCTAAGCTTGCTGCATCTTTATCTGTTGTGAATTTTGTATATTGTTTTGTGGTTCTGTTTTTAAGATATTCATCAGTTATTTTATCTGCTGGTACAATTCCAGTTTTTCCACCACATTCTATTGCCATATTACTTAATACCATACGATCAGACATATCCATATTTTGTACTGTTTCTCCAGTATATTCACATGCTTTATATCTTGCACCATCTTGCCCTATTTGTCCTATGATATTTAATATTACATCTTTACTTGTAACATTTTCTTTTAAATCACCTGTTACATTAAATTGTAATGTTTCTGGTACTTTAAACCATAATTGTCCTGTTGCAAATACCATAGCCATATCAGTTGATCCAATTCCTGTTCCAAAAGCTCCTAATGCTCCATGTGTACATGTATGTGAGTCACTACCAACTACTATTGTTCCTGGAAGTACATGTCCTTTTTCTGGTAATACTTGGTGACAAACACCTTCATATACATCATAAAAGTTTTTTATTCCCTGTTCTTTTACAAATTTTCTTAATATTTGATGATTTTTTGCAGCATCTAAAGTATCTGCAGGTACCTGATGATCAAAAGGAATTACTATTTTATCAGGATCCCATACTTTATTAGTATTAATTTTTTCTAGTGCTTGTAATGTTAATGGACCTGTAAGGTCATGTACCATAGCAGTATCAATATCTGCCATGACTATTTCTCCAGCTTCTACTTTTTCATTGCCAGATGATTTTGCTAATATTTTTTCAGATATTGTCATTGACATTGATTTGTTACCCCCTATTTAAGTGTAAATATTTTTAATGATTTTTTTAGTATAATGATTTAAGTGAATCATAATTCAATAGAATTATTGAAAAATAAAATTTCACATTATATATATTTTTGATAAACTAACTTATTATTTATTTTGTAATTAATTCTTTACTAGAAAAGTATAAGTATTACAAATTTATAAATTATTATTACATAATAATGTATTACAAATATACCAAATCAGTAAAAATAATTGTAGAATTATGCTAAAATGAATATAAAAATATTAGAAATATCCAAAATTTACTAAAAAATATATATAAATAAATAGTTATCAAAAGCTACCATAAAAACCTTTATATAA is a window encoding:
- the hacA gene encoding homoaconitase large subunit, which translates into the protein MSMTISEKILAKSSGNEKVEAGEIVMADIDTAMVHDLTGPLTLQALEKINTNKVWDPDKIVIPFDHQVPADTLDAAKNHQILRKFVKEQGIKNFYDVYEGVCHQVLPEKGHVLPGTIVVGSDSHTCTHGALGAFGTGIGSTDMAMVFATGQLWFKVPETLQFNVTGDLKENVTSKDVILNIIGQIGQDGARYKACEYTGETVQNMDMSDRMVLSNMAIECGGKTGIVPADKITDEYLKNRTTKQYTKFTTDKDAASLEVMDIDVSDLEPQVACPNYVDNVKPASEVEDVEIDQVFIGSCTNGRLKDLEQAARVLKGNKINPGVRTLVIPASRTIYKQALDEGLMDIFVDAGALICNPCCGPCLGGHVGVIGDGEVSLSTSNRNFKGRQGSPEGKVYLSSPIVAAESAITGHITAPEKK